The genomic DNA ttctgttATTTAATCGTTGAGGTGACGgaacttcctgtgttttccagATTATGTAATTTCTTAGATTGTaggaaaaaaacttttctgGGAGAGGAGCCCCAGAGCCCcgttatatcccccccccccccccccccccctttgcccTTACATTGTCAATAAAGCAAGAGACAACAACCAAAGGTTTCTCTAACTCTTTATATATGAGCTGGACCCAGAGAAACCATCAGACGGTCGGGTTGAGGATCTTGCCCATGAAGAGGATCTTCTCCGTGTTGCGTTCAGTGATCATGACCATGAACGGACGGTTGAACTTCAGCACCGAGACTTTGGTCGGGACTTCAATCGTCCGTCCGATGAGGACGGCGGTGGCGGCTGCAGCTTCGGCACCGGTCTCGTCCACGTCCAGCGTCGCTTTGTGCAGAACCTGCAACGCAGAGTCAGTGAGACAACAGACGAATGGAAATGGAATGTGTGTGAAATGATAAAATATTCTGGTTTCTTACTTTTGAGACGGCCAGTCCCCCCTCCTCTGAAATGCCTCTCAGATTTGCACTGCCACCAAACATGTCCGTCATTCCCATTTCTGACAGCACATCGTTCAGTTTGTAGGAAGTCTTGATGGAGAACTTGGGAACATATAGATTATGTCTCCTGAAACAtatggggggggtgggggaacgACATTCAGTGAATCTGACTAGGGttatccctacagagatagaccttttagttaaagagtaagatccttttagtttaacatgaaacagaaatcaacatcaccaaacccaccagactccatgtaaataatcactacttttagcgtgtatagagcagcatatctctaccagactccatgtaaataatcactacttttagcgtgtatagagcagcatatctctaccagactccatgtaaataatcactacttttagcttgtatagagccttatatctccaccagactccatgtaaataatccctacttttagcgtttatagagcagcatatctccaccagactccatgtaaataatcactacttttagcatgtatagagccatatctccaccagactccatgtaaataatcactacttttagcgtgtatagagcagcatatctccaccagactccatgtaaataatcactacttttagcatgtatagagcagcatatctccaccagactccatgtaaataatccctacttttagcgtgtatagagcagcatatctccaccagactccatgtaaataatcactacttttagcatgtatagagcagcatatctccaccagactccatgtaaataatcactacttttagcgtgtatagagcagcatatctccaccagactccatgtaaataatcactacttttagcgtgtatagagcatcatatctccaccagactaacataccatactatgataaagagaagtctaagtctattaAATTGAACtctgtttccttttctttccaaACGGGACataaaccccggtctcctgtgTTTCACAACCGTCCTCCTTACCAGGACATTTGGCGCTCTTCTACTTCCTGCTTTGTTCCTGTCACAACTACtgcggccaccagagggcaaAACCAATAGAAACCTAAATATAGGTCCAAATGATGCAGGAACAAACTACTTATGGGGGCGTTTTTGGGGGGAGACCAGTCTATTGGACAGGACAAAGCTGAGGACCTTATTCAGTGTCAACCCTTCCACATATTAGATGTAGAAACCAAGATTCTCCAACCTGGGTCTTGTCATAGCCTTCAACCATTTGGTGACGTGGTTGGGGCAGATGGCGTTCTCCAGCGTTGCCATGACGTCAGGCAACATCAGCAGCATGGAGTAGGAGCTGTTGAAGGGCAGCTGAAGGACCGTGGTGTTCAGCTCGTGGTCGTGATAGGTATGGAAACGTTCCTCCATGTTCATCATGGCGGTTTGAACCTGGACgatgacaaaaaaaacgagGGTGTTACAACATCACGCTTTTCTAAATTGTGTTGAAGAATGTTTATATATCTTCAGTCAATATCTTCTGTATATCTTGACAATATCTGTATATCTTCTAGGTTTAGACTGAACCCCCAATGTTTACGTCTGGCTCCGCCCTCGTTAGTTATCCATTCAGAATAAAGACTGAACCTTGGTGTTCTCGTCCACGTGGAAGTCGTCCTGCTCGGTGAGCTTAGGGTCAAACTGAGTCGCCCACTTTCCTGTTAACAGAAATAATACACAACGTGTGGTCTGATACGTGCAACTCAACCTCAGAATATGTGAGCAGATCTTCCATTATGACATCATATCACAGACAGACTAGACCTCATCCCAGGACCTTCTTACCTTTGTAGTAGATGTAGCTGATGAGACACATGACTGTGTTTGGATCCAGGCTTTCCACCAACTTGTCGATCTTCCCGTTGGTCTTCCCCTCCACGTACTTATTGATGGTATCTGCACTTTCGGTGGTTTTGGTGAAGTCCACGTTGAACCCTTCTGTGAAGTACGACTGCTTCAGGGTCTGCAGGAACTCCGGCTTTGGCTTGAAGCGGTTGTCCACGAACACGGCGGTCCCTTCGTCGGCGTCCCCCTGGGATGCGTTGTTGGCCCCCTGGAGGAGCGTCTGGAAGGCATGGTCCACATCAGTCTGGGTCAGGAGGGAGCTGTTGAAGCCCAGACCACTAAAAAGCTGGCGGTGCGTCTCCCCCTGCGCGCCCACGGACAACATGGCCAAGGCGGTGGACACGGAACTCGGGGAGAAGAAGACGTTCTGTCCCTGAGAGTCAGCGTGAGCTGCTAGCTTCCTGTAGAGGTGGAAGGAAAACTCTTGGTTGGCTTCGTTCACCTGGGAGACGCTGTTGGCGCTGCCGTCCACTGCAGTGTCTTGGACGGCCTTGTCATGCCCGTGACCCGAATGGTGATCACCATGGTGATCGCCTCTGCCGAGGCAGATCACCGCTGATAGGACCCAGAGACCCACGGCTGCACGCATCATCATCATGAACTGAGATAAAAgatcaaaaggtcacaaattcacGTC from Etheostoma spectabile isolate EspeVRDwgs_2016 unplaced genomic scaffold, UIUC_Espe_1.0 scaffold00009714, whole genome shotgun sequence includes the following:
- the LOC116679182 gene encoding alpha-1-antitrypsin-like protein CM55-ST isoform X3, with translation MMMMRAAVGLWVLSAVICANSVSQVNEANQEFSFHLYRKLAAHADSQGQNVFFSPSSVSTALAMLSVGAQGETHRQLFSGLGFNSSLLTQTDVDHAFQTLLQGANNASQGDADEGTAVFVDNRFKPKPEFLQTLKQSYFTEGFNVDFTKTTESADTINKYVEGKTNGKIDKLVESLDPNTVMCLISYIYYKGKWATQFDPKLTEQDDFHVDENTKVQTAMMNMEERFHTYHDHELNTTVLQLPFNSSYSMLLMLPDVMATLENAICPNHVTKWLKAMTRPRRHNLYVPKFSIKTSYKLNDVLSEMGMTDMFGGSANLRGISEEGGLAVSKVLHKATLDVDETGAEAAAATAVLIGRTIEVPTKVSVLKFNRPFMVMITERNTEKILFMGKILNPTV
- the LOC116679182 gene encoding alpha-1-antitrypsin-like protein CM55-ST isoform X2 — translated: MMMMRAAVGLWVLSAVICLGRGDHHGDHHSGHGHDKAVQDTAVDGSANSVSQVNEANQEFSFHLYRKLAAHADSQGQNVFFSPSSVSTALAMLSVGAQGETHRQLFSGLGFNSSLLTQTDVDHAFQTLLQGANNASQGDADEGTAVFVDNRFKPKPEFLQTLKQSYFTEGFNVDFTKTTESADTINKYVEGKTNGKIDKLVESLDPNTVMCLISYIYYKGKWATQFDPKLTEQDDFHVDENTKVQSAMMNMEERFHTYHDHELNTTVLQLPFNSSYSMLLMLPDVMATLENAICPNHVTKWLKAMTRPRRHNLYVPKFSIKTSYKLNDVLSEMGMTDMFGGSANLRGISEEGGLAVSKVLHKATLDVDETGAEAAAATAVLIGRTIEVPTKVSVLKFNRPFMVMITERNTEKILFMGKILNPTV
- the LOC116679182 gene encoding alpha-1-antitrypsin-like protein CM55-ST isoform X1, which translates into the protein MMMMRAAVGLWVLSAVICLGRGDHHGDHHSGHGHDKAVQDTAVDGSANSVSQVNEANQEFSFHLYRKLAAHADSQGQNVFFSPSSVSTALAMLSVGAQGETHRQLFSGLGFNSSLLTQTDVDHAFQTLLQGANNASQGDADEGTAVFVDNRFKPKPEFLQTLKQSYFTEGFNVDFTKTTESADTINKYVEGKTNGKIDKLVESLDPNTVMCLISYIYYKGKWATQFDPKLTEQDDFHVDENTKVQTAMMNMEERFHTYHDHELNTTVLQLPFNSSYSMLLMLPDVMATLENAICPNHVTKWLKAMTRPRRHNLYVPKFSIKTSYKLNDVLSEMGMTDMFGGSANLRGISEEGGLAVSKVLHKATLDVDETGAEAAAATAVLIGRTIEVPTKVSVLKFNRPFMVMITERNTEKILFMGKILNPTV